The Budorcas taxicolor isolate Tak-1 chromosome 5, Takin1.1, whole genome shotgun sequence genome includes a window with the following:
- the PDE1B gene encoding dual specificity calcium/calmodulin-dependent 3',5'-cyclic nucleotide phosphodiesterase 1B translates to MELSPRSPPEMLESDCPSPLELKSAPSKKMWIKLRSLLRYMVKQLENGEVNIEELKKNLEYTASLLEAVYIDETRQILDTEDELQELRSDAVPSEVRDWLASTFTQQTRAKGRRAEEKPKFRSIVHAVQAGIFVERMFRRTYTSVGPTYSTAVLNCLKNVDLWCFDVFSLNRAADDHALRTIVFELLTRHNLISRFKIPTVFLMTFLDALETGYGKYKNPYHNQIHAADVTQTVHCFLLRTGMVHCLSEIEVLAIIFAAAIHDYEHTGTTNSFHIQTKSECAILYNDRSVLENHHISSVFRMMQDDEMNIFINLTKDEFVELRALVIEMVLATDMSCHFQQVKSMKTALQQLERIDKSKALSLLLHAADISHPTKQWSVHSRWTKALMEEFFRQGDKEAELGLPFSPLCDRTSTLVAQSQIGFIDFIVEPTFSVLTDVAEKSVQPTGDDDSKSKNQPSFQWRQPSLDVEVRDPNPDVVSFRSTWTKYIQENKQKWKERAASGITNQMSIDELSPCEEEAPASPAEDEHNQNGNLD, encoded by the exons GCTGCGCTACATGGTGAAGCAGTTGGAGAACGGGGAGGTAAACATTGAGGAGCtgaagaaaaacctggagtacaCAGCTTCTCTGCTGGAGGCCGTCTATATAGATGAAACTCG GCAAATCCTGGACACGGAGgatgagctgcaggagctgcggTCTGACGCGGTGCCTTCGGAGGTGCGGGACTGGCTGGCCTCCACCTTCACCCAGCAGACCCGGGCCAAAGGCCGCCGAGCGGAAGAGAAGCCCAAGTTCCGGAGCATCGTGCACGCAGTGCAGGCTGGCATCTTCGTGGAGCG GATGTTCCGGAGAACGTACACCTCTGTGGGCCCCACCTACTCCACTGCGGTCCTCAACTGTCTCAAG AACGTGGACCTTTGGTGCTTTGATGTCTTTTCCTTGAACCGGGCAGCAGATGACCACGCCCTGAGGACCATCGTTTTTGAGCTGCTGACTCGGCACAACCTCATCAGCCGCTTTAAG ATTCCCACTGTGTTTTTGATGACTTTCCTGGATGCCTTGGAGACAGGCTACGGGAAGTACAAGAACCCTTACCACAACCAGATCCACGCAGCTGACGTCACCCAGACGGTCCACTGCTTCTTGCTCCGCACAGGGATGGTG cACTGCCTGTCAGAGATTGAGGTCCTGGCCATCATCTTTGCTGCAGCCATCCATGACTACGAGCACACTGGCACCACCAACAGCTTCCACATCCAGACCAA GTCGGAGTGTGCCATCCTGTACAACGACCGCTCAGTGCTGGAGAATCACCACATCAGCTCTGTTTTCCGAATGATGCAGGACGATGAGATGAACATCTTCATCAACCTCACCAAGGATGAGTTTGT AGAGCTGCGGGCTCTGGTCATCGAGATGGTGTTGGCCACAGACATGTCCTGCCATTTCCAGCAAGTGAAGTCCATGAAGACAGCCTTGCAGCAGCTGGAGAG GATTGACAAGTCCAAGGCCCTCTCTCTGCTGCTTCATGCTGCTGACATCAGCCACCCCACCAAGCAGTGGTCGGTTCACAGCCGCTGGACCAAGGCCCTCATGGAGGAATTCTTCCGCCAG GGTGACAAGGAGGCTGAGCTGGGCCTGCCCTTTTCTCCGCTCTGTGACCGCACTTCCACCCTCGTGGCGCAGTCCCAGATTG GCTTCATTGACTTCATTGTGGAGCCCACGTTCTCTGTGCTTACTGATGTGGCTGAGAAGAGTGTCCAGCCCACTGGGGACGACGACTCCAAGTCTAAAAACCAGCCCAG CTTCCAGTGGCGCCAGCCTTCTCTGGATGTAGAAGTGCGAGACCCCAACCCTGATGTGGTCAGCTTCCGCTCCACCTGGACCAAATACATTCAGGAGAACAAGCAGAAATGGAAGGAACGGGCGGCAAGCG GCATCACCAACCAGATGTCCATTGATGAGCTGTCCCCCTGTGAGGAAGAGGCCCCAGCCTCCCCTGCCGAAGATGAGCACAACCAGAACGGGAATCTGGACTAG